From the Bdellovibrio reynosensis genome, one window contains:
- a CDS encoding N-acetyl sugar amidotransferase → MVKNYQVCSRCVMDTTVPEIVFDDKGVCQFCGLHDELVKIYPDDRNSRKEKLELLLEEIKRTGKGKKYDCVCGVSGGRDSSWLLLKVVELGLRPLAVHFDNGWNSEIAVSNIKKTCEKLNVDLETYVVDWHEFRDIQLSMLKGSTPDVEVPTDVAIHTVLHHYAAKENIKFVLNGHSFRTEGISPRGWTYMDGLYIESVHKKFGSAKFETFPNFKMWDYFYYSYVKRVKVYPIINLLEYEHESAMKELEQKLDWKYYGGHHHENYYTKFIQSYLLPKKFNIDKRKTELSALIRSGQVSRDEAIATLSKSEYEFDKTLIDYILPKLEITKTDWDNIFSMKPKSFLDYRTYYPLVRFLKVPIRIAAQLGLVPRLLYFKFLG, encoded by the coding sequence ATGGTTAAAAATTATCAAGTTTGCAGTCGATGTGTCATGGACACAACCGTTCCAGAAATAGTATTTGATGACAAAGGCGTCTGCCAATTTTGTGGTCTTCATGATGAGCTGGTAAAAATTTATCCCGATGATCGAAATAGTCGCAAAGAAAAGCTCGAACTATTGTTAGAGGAAATAAAACGTACTGGCAAAGGTAAAAAGTACGACTGCGTCTGTGGAGTTAGTGGCGGACGGGATAGTTCTTGGCTATTGCTTAAGGTTGTTGAGTTGGGTTTACGTCCATTAGCTGTCCATTTTGACAACGGTTGGAATAGTGAAATTGCAGTTTCAAATATTAAAAAGACTTGTGAGAAATTGAATGTTGACCTTGAGACCTATGTCGTTGATTGGCATGAATTCAGGGATATACAGCTTTCAATGTTAAAAGGTTCTACGCCAGACGTTGAAGTGCCCACGGATGTCGCTATCCACACGGTGCTGCATCACTATGCTGCAAAAGAAAATATAAAATTTGTGCTAAATGGGCATTCATTCCGCACGGAAGGTATTTCGCCGCGAGGATGGACATACATGGATGGGCTTTATATCGAGTCTGTTCATAAAAAGTTTGGTTCGGCTAAGTTCGAAACCTTCCCTAATTTTAAAATGTGGGACTACTTTTACTATTCTTACGTTAAGCGAGTGAAAGTTTATCCAATTATCAATTTGCTGGAATATGAGCATGAAAGCGCAATGAAGGAATTGGAGCAGAAGCTTGATTGGAAGTATTATGGTGGTCATCACCATGAAAACTACTATACCAAATTCATTCAATCTTACTTGCTTCCAAAGAAGTTCAATATTGATAAAAGAAAAACAGAACTTTCCGCTTTAATTCGTTCAGGACAAGTTTCCCGAGACGAAGCCATTGCTACATTAAGCAAATCTGAATACGAATTCGATAAAACGTTAATCGATTATATTCTGCCTAAGCTTGAGATAACTAAAACTGATTGGGATAACATCTTCAGTATGAAGCCTAAAAGCTTCCT
- a CDS encoding lysylphosphatidylglycerol synthase domain-containing protein, which produces MKYIKPILCILLICGLAWFCISRDWTGEFNALKLVGLKSTLALCSVYLIYIFTQAKILQFSLRTKGLDLALEECFSLQVLTLYFNTFIPVSGLGARAVYLKKKHGFDWSNFTSVLITLYALEIYVFSILGVVSLLLLGEIPGRSVFMVIFLTFILGWPVYLVLSRLINLPKLIPIKKLDIVFDGLNFSARNENMRKLLYWTLAQGVVYVLFVYFTIAQLSSSSIIGSTFVASLTDFSFFFKVLPASLGTFDASLVFGLKLINVPSESHYSILLLSRIISLGVVFLFGSVYAFKFFRRTRGEVLNG; this is translated from the coding sequence TTGAAGTATATTAAGCCGATCCTATGTATTTTATTAATTTGCGGACTTGCCTGGTTCTGTATAAGTAGGGACTGGACAGGGGAATTTAATGCATTAAAACTTGTAGGTTTAAAAAGCACCCTCGCCCTGTGCTCTGTTTATTTAATCTATATTTTTACGCAGGCAAAGATTCTTCAGTTTTCACTACGTACTAAAGGGTTAGATCTTGCTCTGGAAGAATGTTTTTCGCTTCAAGTATTGACTCTTTATTTTAATACATTCATTCCGGTATCGGGATTAGGCGCAAGAGCTGTCTATTTAAAAAAGAAACATGGCTTTGATTGGTCAAACTTCACTTCAGTCCTTATTACTCTTTATGCTTTGGAAATTTACGTTTTTTCGATTTTGGGCGTAGTGAGTCTTTTGCTTCTTGGTGAGATTCCAGGTCGCTCCGTATTCATGGTGATTTTCTTAACTTTTATTTTGGGATGGCCTGTTTACCTTGTACTTTCTCGTTTAATAAATTTGCCCAAATTGATTCCGATCAAAAAGCTCGATATTGTTTTTGATGGCTTGAACTTTAGTGCTCGGAATGAAAATATGAGAAAGTTATTGTATTGGACCCTGGCGCAGGGTGTTGTTTATGTGTTGTTCGTTTACTTTACGATCGCACAACTTTCTTCGAGTAGTATCATTGGATCCACATTTGTAGCTTCTCTAACCGACTTTTCGTTCTTCTTTAAAGTGTTGCCCGCTTCACTTGGAACATTTGATGCGTCTCTTGTTTTTGGACTCAAGTTAATTAATGTGCCTTCTGAGTCTCATTACTCTATTCTTCTGTTATCCCGCATTATTAGCTTGGGTGTTGTTTTTTTATTTGGTAGTGTCTATGCGTTCAAATTCTTTAGGCGCACTAGGGGTGAAGTGTTAAATGGTTAA
- a CDS encoding HisA/HisF-related TIM barrel protein: protein MIFTRVIPTLLIRGNKGLYKGAKFKDRRYVGDPFNAIRIFNEKQVDELCLVDIDATSEGRVISNKLVSQFSEECLMPFSVGGGIKTVSDIESLLSCGAEKVIINSASYDYALIESAAAKFGSQAIVVSLDYKKNWLGKLELFSHSASKKEKVDLQTHLKNVENAGAGEVILTSIEHEGIGEGYDLPVLAKVAVDLKIPVIANGGCGSIQNMSEALKAGAHAVAAGSFFVFHGPRKAVLISYPTEDELASVEGN, encoded by the coding sequence ATGATCTTCACACGTGTAATTCCAACCCTACTGATTCGCGGAAATAAAGGCCTCTATAAAGGAGCTAAATTCAAAGACCGTAGGTACGTCGGCGATCCTTTTAATGCCATTCGCATTTTTAATGAGAAACAAGTAGATGAACTTTGTCTTGTCGATATTGATGCGACAAGTGAAGGTAGAGTGATTTCCAATAAATTGGTTTCCCAGTTTTCAGAGGAATGCTTGATGCCATTTTCTGTAGGCGGCGGTATCAAAACCGTTTCAGATATTGAGTCCTTGCTTTCCTGTGGTGCAGAAAAGGTCATCATTAATTCAGCTTCATATGATTATGCTCTGATTGAGTCGGCGGCAGCAAAGTTTGGCAGTCAGGCCATAGTGGTTTCCCTAGATTATAAAAAGAACTGGCTGGGTAAGTTAGAGCTCTTTAGTCATAGCGCTAGCAAAAAAGAAAAGGTTGATCTTCAGACCCATTTAAAAAACGTTGAGAATGCCGGCGCAGGCGAAGTTATTTTGACTTCAATTGAGCATGAAGGGATTGGTGAAGGTTATGATCTTCCAGTCCTTGCAAAAGTCGCAGTGGATTTAAAAATTCCTGTTATTGCAAATGGAGGCTGTGGCAGCATTCAAAATATGTCGGAGGCTTTGAAGGCTGGCGCCCATGCTGTAGCAGCTGGAAGTTTTTTTGTTTTTCATGGCCCGAGAAAGGCTGTTCTTATTTCCTATCCAACCGAAGATGAACTGGCATCTGTGGAGGGTAATTAG
- the hisH gene encoding imidazole glycerol phosphate synthase subunit HisH translates to MIGILDYGVGNIRSIDNIIRKVGGSTILVKDLADLKNVQKLILPGVGHFASAMKELKSRNGDGLIREYVKEGKPLLGICLGMQLLFDRSEEGDAEGLGIISGEVKKFNLPPKLKVPHVGFNRVNFKSSKLMDEESVSNNKFYFTHSYFCVPTDAQNILGTTNYGIEFTSAVQTGNVYGVQFHPEKSHVFGMKLMKAFWEMK, encoded by the coding sequence ATGATCGGCATTCTAGATTATGGCGTAGGAAATATAAGATCCATCGACAATATCATCCGAAAAGTAGGCGGTAGTACAATTCTTGTGAAAGATTTGGCGGATCTTAAAAATGTACAGAAGTTGATTTTGCCTGGGGTCGGTCATTTTGCCAGCGCCATGAAAGAACTTAAATCTCGCAATGGCGATGGTCTTATTCGCGAATACGTAAAAGAAGGAAAACCTCTTCTGGGAATATGCCTGGGGATGCAGCTTTTATTTGACAGAAGCGAAGAGGGTGATGCCGAAGGCCTAGGGATCATTTCGGGGGAAGTGAAGAAATTCAATCTTCCGCCTAAGTTGAAAGTTCCTCATGTTGGATTCAATAGGGTTAATTTTAAGTCCTCAAAGCTCATGGATGAAGAGAGTGTTTCTAATAATAAATTCTATTTCACTCATTCTTATTTTTGTGTTCCTACTGATGCTCAGAATATTCTTGGGACAACCAATTATGGAATAGAGTTCACTAGCGCTGTGCAAACGGGCAACGTTTATGGCGTTCAGTTTCATCCGGAAAAAAGTCACGTGTTCGGAATGAAATTGATGAAGGCTTTCTGGGAGATGAAATGA
- a CDS encoding MBOAT family O-acyltransferase translates to MNYDFYFYIGLYFLFSVFLSVAPGITFYRKYIFFVIGPLFVYTVSPILLCVVILFIVANWFGLNHSVQSNSKKYSFGLLLLFLVIFLVLRFYETSGLTKNIFVLPGLSFICFKFIESYFFMLRTKQKRFDVLEWVMFYTYPPLFFAGPLITRKAFADIVTQPYPQYDYTLNFLRLGFGIFLKVIVVDQLLKGLWQPVLGKDPSYFMLGLMAYMIAYLDLKAYADIVISLSSLTGYKLPENLNSPWKATNISDFWGRWHITVSNWCTQNVYYPFFGKTKKPYLSILASMSFMGLWHGFRAGWIFWGLSHAIALIIYSEYSKRSFSRSLKRKNNFSVKMLGWAVTQIFIIFIYGISWSLNSMSSDRFLRNLIASLFTNIKNVI, encoded by the coding sequence GTGAATTATGATTTTTATTTCTACATTGGGTTATATTTTTTATTTTCTGTTTTTTTGTCAGTTGCTCCAGGCATAACCTTTTATCGCAAATATATTTTTTTCGTAATTGGCCCTTTATTCGTTTACACTGTGTCCCCAATTTTACTATGTGTGGTGATTTTATTTATAGTGGCCAATTGGTTTGGGCTTAACCACTCAGTTCAGTCTAATTCAAAAAAGTATAGTTTTGGTTTATTGCTTCTCTTTTTGGTGATCTTTCTGGTTCTTAGGTTTTATGAGACTTCTGGTTTGACAAAAAATATATTCGTTTTACCGGGTTTAAGTTTTATATGTTTTAAATTTATTGAAAGCTATTTTTTCATGTTGCGGACCAAGCAAAAAAGGTTTGATGTTTTAGAGTGGGTGATGTTTTATACTTATCCACCTCTTTTCTTTGCCGGTCCTCTGATTACCCGAAAGGCTTTTGCTGATATAGTCACTCAACCTTATCCTCAATATGACTATACTCTAAATTTTTTGAGGCTCGGTTTTGGTATTTTTCTAAAGGTCATCGTTGTTGACCAATTGTTAAAAGGGCTTTGGCAACCTGTTCTTGGAAAAGATCCTTCTTACTTTATGCTTGGCCTAATGGCATATATGATTGCGTATCTTGATTTAAAAGCCTATGCGGACATCGTAATCTCATTATCTAGTCTGACTGGATATAAATTACCTGAGAATTTAAACTCACCTTGGAAGGCCACCAACATCAGTGATTTCTGGGGAAGATGGCATATAACAGTTTCAAACTGGTGCACTCAGAACGTATATTATCCGTTTTTTGGCAAAACCAAAAAACCATACCTCAGTATTCTAGCATCGATGTCTTTTATGGGTCTTTGGCATGGTTTCCGTGCAGGGTGGATTTTTTGGGGATTGAGTCACGCGATCGCCTTAATAATATATAGCGAGTATTCAAAGCGAAGTTTCAGTAGAAGCCTGAAAAGAAAAAATAATTTTTCTGTTAAGATGTTGGGATGGGCCGTTACACAAATTTTTATTATTTTTATTTATGGTATATCTTGGTCATTAAATTCAATGTCTAGCGACCGATTTCTGAGAAACCTTATTGCTTCGCTCTTTACTAACATTAAAAATGTTATTTGA
- a CDS encoding acyl carrier protein gives MSDIKITLFHFIMERMANEGQNIDENTSLFKDHLLDSLAFTELILMIEKKWSIQVEPFEMVFDNFDTVENLEQYISEKINGT, from the coding sequence ATGTCTGACATTAAGATAACTTTATTTCATTTTATTATGGAACGTATGGCAAACGAAGGTCAAAATATTGATGAGAACACGTCATTATTTAAAGACCATCTGCTAGACTCTTTAGCCTTTACTGAACTTATTTTAATGATTGAAAAAAAATGGAGTATTCAAGTAGAGCCTTTCGAGATGGTGTTCGATAACTTCGATACAGTAGAAAATCTCGAGCAGTATATTTCTGAAAAAATAAATGGGACTTAA
- a CDS encoding VOC family protein, whose protein sequence is MELKNMKGIIHIAIPCNNLDEAHSFYSTKLGAVVARRYEDRVTFNFFGHQVVCHLDDSFRNYPTSLYPFHIGFTFVDQLDYEAFHAHLKSNDVKFYMEMNERFKNLPEVHNTFVILDPSNNLLEFKHYKDNSFIY, encoded by the coding sequence ATGGAATTAAAGAATATGAAGGGAATCATTCATATTGCAATCCCCTGTAATAATTTAGATGAAGCACATTCATTTTATTCCACTAAGTTAGGCGCGGTGGTAGCGAGAAGATATGAGGACAGGGTAACTTTCAATTTTTTTGGACATCAAGTAGTGTGTCATTTAGATGATTCGTTCCGAAATTATCCGACGTCACTATATCCCTTTCACATCGGCTTTACCTTTGTTGATCAGCTTGATTATGAAGCGTTTCATGCACATTTAAAATCTAATGACGTAAAGTTTTACATGGAAATGAATGAGCGATTTAAAAATTTACCAGAGGTTCATAATACCTTTGTTATTCTGGATCCCAGCAACAATTTATTGGAATTTAAACATTATAAAGACAACAGCTTTATTTATTAA
- a CDS encoding phosphosulfolactate synthase, which produces MFPLKVKSRPHEKKNRTGKTCVIDSGLPIGLFRDYVSSFSDHVDFVKFGWGTSLVTKDIKLKIQILIEHGIDFSFGGSLFEVAWKMDAVEQYFKWCADMGLKHIEVSDGTYKIPHDVKLKAIELAAKQFTVLSEVGLKGQEESQMMHPKLWVEQINSELSAGSDFVITEAREAGNSGICRPNGELRFGLIEEILDAGIPTNKLIFEAPTKTLQTFFIKRVGKTVNLANIQFHDVVGVETLRRGIRSDTMDLLEWN; this is translated from the coding sequence ATGTTTCCGCTTAAAGTTAAATCACGTCCCCATGAGAAGAAAAATCGAACTGGTAAAACCTGCGTTATTGATTCAGGTTTACCAATAGGATTGTTTCGTGATTACGTATCGTCATTCTCCGATCACGTTGATTTTGTTAAATTTGGATGGGGTACAAGTTTAGTTACTAAAGATATAAAGCTTAAAATTCAGATTCTCATCGAACATGGTATCGACTTTTCTTTTGGTGGATCTTTGTTTGAGGTTGCCTGGAAGATGGATGCAGTTGAGCAATACTTTAAGTGGTGTGCAGACATGGGGCTAAAACATATTGAGGTATCAGATGGAACATACAAAATTCCTCATGACGTTAAATTAAAGGCTATCGAACTTGCTGCAAAACAATTCACAGTTTTGTCCGAAGTAGGGCTTAAGGGGCAAGAAGAATCGCAAATGATGCATCCTAAGTTATGGGTGGAACAGATAAACTCGGAGCTTTCGGCTGGGAGCGATTTTGTAATAACTGAAGCTCGCGAAGCTGGAAATTCTGGAATCTGTCGTCCCAATGGCGAGCTGAGATTCGGATTGATTGAAGAAATATTGGACGCTGGAATCCCAACCAACAAGCTTATATTCGAGGCACCCACTAAAACACTGCAAACATTTTTTATCAAAAGAGTCGGTAAGACTGTTAACCTCGCAAATATTCAATTCCACGATGTAGTTGGCGTAGAGACATTAAGAAGAGGTATAAGATCAGACACAATGGATTTACTTGAATGGAATTAA
- a CDS encoding 2-phosphosulfolactate phosphatase: protein MPSIFQVSTYPEIPDREWIIVVDVLRAFTTTRVLLKNQVKRIRISNSIDELLFLRQRKERFCIFAENKGRKVEQADFGNSPFRASKIEGFSEVGLLTTNGVKSILAVPSGRKILAAGILDLKSVFTYFRCNSIPFSQVGVLLSSDGPEDFLFASQLEQLTNGHGIDLTVCKSIISTSPAAERLRNIQVDEEDIFLSFDNDEEKFLQVVDKDEEGYFIRREDVSA from the coding sequence GTGCCCAGTATATTTCAAGTTAGTACTTATCCAGAAATTCCCGATAGAGAGTGGATCATTGTAGTTGATGTTTTGCGTGCTTTTACCACCACCCGGGTTTTATTAAAAAATCAAGTTAAAAGAATTCGCATTTCGAATTCAATAGATGAGTTACTATTTCTTCGGCAAAGAAAGGAGCGCTTTTGCATCTTTGCCGAAAATAAAGGACGCAAGGTTGAACAAGCAGATTTTGGGAATTCACCGTTTCGAGCGAGTAAAATCGAAGGATTTTCGGAAGTCGGGCTGTTGACTACAAATGGCGTGAAATCAATTTTGGCGGTTCCGAGTGGACGTAAAATTCTTGCAGCTGGAATTCTGGACCTAAAATCTGTTTTCACTTATTTTAGATGTAATAGTATTCCATTCTCGCAAGTTGGCGTCTTATTATCTTCGGATGGTCCCGAGGATTTTCTCTTTGCAAGTCAGTTAGAGCAGCTAACTAATGGTCACGGAATTGATTTAACAGTATGCAAATCAATTATATCAACTTCACCTGCTGCTGAACGACTTCGTAATATTCAGGTTGACGAGGAAGATATTTTTCTCTCATTCGATAATGATGAGGAAAAATTTTTACAGGTTGTTGATAAAGATGAAGAAGGTTATTTCATAAGGAGAGAAGATGTTTCCGCTTAA
- a CDS encoding class I adenylate-forming enzyme family protein gives MINQFFRFVEENFNLPLLITSNGTITYGQLLLKAKVKAEGLDQYKKCRIGIFADDIESFWASFFACWLSDNIPVPIPKGSDNDYQSHILKSAGLVGYFKNHNFVLISNETHIGEVDAILNTYNVGAILFTSGSTGKPKGVVLGKDALLVNAYSTKDKLNIPNGSKILIPVPFHFVSAISHFFVCALSRATIHFNDACSFPQTFLGLIEEYKISGVGGSPIHAKWLVESGYHLKGINWLMSSGDKLGPSITEKIISETYEFQLFQVYGLTEVGGRVCIANRSELKVNSNTIGHSISCLSAKVDNHDGGNEGSLLVKGESLMLGYLDNLKNGEVLSSESYFNTGDQAKVSDNGFEILGRNDDVFKVSGIKVSGPMVSDIAMSSGMLKDAWVSPMVHPLLGTVPCLLFTPKAENFDLIKLKQFLTGKLYPQARPRAFKCLENIPRTGSGKVIRREVQAIVSELTI, from the coding sequence TTGATAAATCAATTTTTTCGTTTTGTAGAGGAAAATTTTAACTTACCGTTGTTGATTACAAGTAATGGAACGATTACTTACGGGCAGCTTTTGCTAAAAGCGAAAGTGAAGGCAGAAGGTCTGGACCAATATAAGAAGTGTAGAATCGGTATTTTTGCTGATGATATTGAAAGTTTTTGGGCATCATTTTTTGCCTGCTGGCTCTCAGATAATATCCCTGTTCCAATTCCAAAAGGTTCGGACAATGATTATCAATCACATATTTTAAAATCGGCTGGTCTCGTTGGGTATTTTAAAAACCATAACTTTGTCTTGATTAGTAACGAAACCCATATAGGTGAAGTTGATGCTATATTGAATACCTATAATGTAGGCGCCATTCTTTTTACTTCCGGTTCTACCGGGAAGCCTAAAGGGGTAGTTCTCGGTAAAGACGCATTGTTAGTTAATGCGTATTCTACTAAAGATAAGCTGAACATTCCAAATGGTTCAAAAATTCTTATTCCAGTTCCATTTCATTTTGTATCAGCTATTAGCCACTTTTTTGTTTGTGCATTATCCCGTGCTACTATTCACTTTAATGATGCCTGCTCTTTTCCTCAAACATTTTTAGGGCTTATCGAAGAATACAAGATTAGCGGTGTCGGTGGTTCTCCGATTCACGCTAAATGGTTAGTTGAATCAGGCTATCATCTTAAGGGGATCAATTGGTTAATGTCATCGGGCGATAAGTTAGGCCCTTCCATTACAGAAAAAATTATTTCAGAAACATATGAGTTTCAGCTTTTTCAAGTTTATGGCCTAACAGAAGTAGGTGGGCGGGTTTGTATAGCAAACAGAAGTGAACTTAAGGTGAATTCAAATACCATTGGCCATTCAATTTCTTGCTTGAGTGCTAAGGTTGACAATCACGATGGGGGCAACGAAGGAAGTCTTCTGGTGAAAGGAGAATCTTTGATGCTTGGATATCTCGATAACTTAAAAAACGGCGAAGTCTTAAGCTCTGAGAGTTACTTTAATACGGGGGATCAGGCCAAAGTGTCCGATAATGGTTTTGAAATATTGGGAAGAAACGATGATGTCTTTAAAGTTTCGGGCATTAAAGTTTCTGGCCCTATGGTTTCTGATATTGCTATGAGTTCTGGTATGCTAAAAGATGCATGGGTGTCGCCTATGGTACACCCGTTGCTCGGTACGGTCCCCTGTTTGCTGTTCACACCCAAGGCCGAAAATTTTGATCTTATCAAGTTAAAGCAATTTTTGACTGGTAAGCTTTATCCCCAGGCTCGTCCAAGAGCATTCAAGTGTCTCGAGAATATTCCTCGCACTGGAAGTGGTAAAGTTATCCGCCGGGAAGTGCAAGCGATCGTAAGTGAATTAACAATATAA
- a CDS encoding acyltransferase, whose amino-acid sequence MASFYKHETAIVDEGAQIGEGTKIWHWVHISAKAKIGAGCSFGQNVYVGNNVVIGNNCKVQNNVSIYDNVFLEDDVFCGPSMVFTNVVNPRSGVIRKSEYKDTVIKKGSTIGANATIVCGVTLNEYAFIAAGAVITKDVPKFALMAGVPAKQIGWMSRYGERIPLELEGSGEYTCPYTKDVYRLTGKALSVE is encoded by the coding sequence ATGGCTTCATTTTATAAACATGAAACTGCAATCGTTGATGAAGGCGCGCAAATTGGCGAAGGCACAAAAATTTGGCACTGGGTCCATATCTCTGCAAAAGCAAAAATTGGTGCGGGGTGTTCTTTCGGACAGAATGTTTATGTTGGTAACAACGTCGTCATCGGGAATAACTGTAAAGTTCAAAATAACGTTTCTATTTATGACAATGTGTTTTTGGAAGATGATGTATTCTGTGGTCCCAGCATGGTCTTTACCAACGTAGTTAATCCACGTTCGGGCGTGATTCGTAAAAGCGAATACAAAGACACTGTTATTAAAAAGGGTTCGACCATTGGCGCTAACGCTACAATCGTCTGTGGCGTCACCCTGAACGAATATGCATTCATTGCGGCTGGTGCTGTCATCACGAAGGACGTACCGAAATTTGCACTAATGGCAGGCGTTCCGGCAAAACAAATTGGTTGGATGAGTCGATATGGTGAAAGGATACCCCTTGAACTGGAAGGTAGCGGTGAATACACCTGTCCCTACACCAAGGATGTGTATCGTTTGACCGGCAAAGCCTTGTCAGTTGAATAG
- a CDS encoding Gfo/Idh/MocA family oxidoreductase — MANFAIIGVGGYIAPRHLEAIKELGHTLVAAYDKNDSVGIMDRYFPDCQFFTDFERFESFVDSCKSTSKQVEYVSICTPNYMHSSHIKFALSHGAHAICEKPLVLHEREIDELAAYEKMFGKNVYTVLQLRVHDAILALKNKVDSAPKQKYKIDMTYMTSRGQWYHESWKGDVRKSGGLSTNIGVHFFDMLTWIFGDADKIEMKEKNNTVESGFVALKNADVNWYLTVDRGNLPPEAAKANKTTFRSIKINGEEFEFSEGFTELHKRVYTDILSGKGYGLDAARPAIRIVEKIRTV; from the coding sequence ATGGCAAATTTCGCAATTATTGGAGTCGGCGGATACATCGCTCCTAGACATCTTGAAGCAATCAAAGAACTTGGTCACACCCTTGTTGCTGCTTACGATAAAAATGACTCTGTTGGCATCATGGATCGTTACTTTCCTGATTGCCAATTTTTTACAGACTTTGAACGTTTCGAGTCTTTTGTAGATTCTTGTAAAAGTACTTCCAAGCAAGTTGAGTATGTATCAATCTGCACGCCGAATTACATGCACTCATCACACATTAAATTTGCTCTATCTCATGGGGCGCATGCTATCTGCGAAAAGCCATTAGTATTGCATGAAAGAGAAATCGACGAACTAGCAGCCTATGAGAAAATGTTTGGTAAAAACGTTTACACGGTTTTACAGCTTCGCGTTCACGATGCAATTTTGGCACTGAAAAACAAAGTGGATTCTGCGCCAAAACAAAAATACAAAATTGATATGACTTATATGACTTCTCGCGGGCAGTGGTATCACGAGTCTTGGAAGGGTGATGTAAGAAAGTCTGGCGGTTTATCTACGAATATCGGCGTGCACTTTTTCGATATGTTAACGTGGATTTTCGGTGACGCCGACAAAATCGAAATGAAGGAAAAGAATAATACAGTTGAAAGCGGGTTCGTAGCGCTGAAGAACGCCGATGTGAACTGGTATTTAACTGTGGATCGTGGAAATCTTCCGCCTGAGGCAGCGAAAGCAAATAAAACGACATTTCGTTCAATCAAAATCAATGGCGAAGAGTTTGAATTTTCTGAAGGGTTTACGGAGCTTCATAAAAGAGTTTATACCGATATTCTTTCTGGAAAAGGTTACGGCTTGGATGCGGCTCGCCCTGCCATTCGTATCGTCGAAAAAATTCGCACGGTTTAA